Genomic window (Devosia chinhatensis):
CTCGGCCAGCGCGGCACCGATGCCGCTGCTGCCCCCGATGATCCAGATTTTCTCGCCTGCGGCCATGATGATCGTCTCCTGTTCGATGAAAGTCACTACGTCTCGACCCCGCTTTTGGATGCCCCAGGTCCTGCCTGGGGCCGGCCGAGGCACGCCATCCTGCGCAAGGCGCACAGAGTTCACGCCGAAAGTTCAGAATGATATTGTGCCAATTGGTAGCCCTGGCAGAGTTTGAGAGTAAAATTTTCTATACTGCGGCTTTGGCGGGCAAGTCTGCGCCTTTTCAATCCCGACTGACTTGATAGGGTTTCATCATCATCACTCGTGAGGTTCCGATGAAACGGACAGCCAGGATTTTCGCCTATACCGCCCTCGCCGCATCCTTGGCCATGGGCTTTGCCCTGACGGCGCATGGCCAGGACAAGACGCTGATCAACGTCTCCTATGACCCGACGCGCGAGCTCTACCGCGAGTTCAACGAGGCCTTTGTCCGCCATTGGCAAGAGACCAAGGGCGAAAGCGTCGCCATCCAGGTGACCCATGGCGGCTCCGGCTCCCAGGCTCGCACCGTGATCGACGGGCTCGAAGCCGACGTCGTGACCCTGGCGCTCGAAAGCGACATCAATGCCATTTCCGATGCCAATCCGAACCTGATCCCGGAAAACTGGCGCACGCTCCTGCCCAATAACAGCGCGCCTTACACCTCGACCATCGTCTTCCTCGTCCGCAAGGGCAATCCCAAGGCCATTGCCGACTGGGGCGACCTGATCGACGAGGGCGTCGAAGTCATCACCCCCAATCCCAAGACCTCGGGCGGCGCGCGCTGGAACCTGCTCGCAGGCTGGGCCTGGGCCAAGGCGCAGGATGGCGGCAGCGATGACACGGCGCGGGACTATATCACCGAGCTCTATAAGCACGTCCCCGTCCTTGATACCGGCGCCCGTGGCTCCACCACCACCTTCGTGCAGCGCGGCATTGGCGACGTGCTGCTCGCCTGGGAAAACGAGGCCTATCTGGCGCTTGAGGAACTCGGCCCCGACGCCTTCGACATCGTGACGCCTTCGGTCTCGATCCTGGCCGAACCTCCAGTGGCCCTGGTCCCCGGCAATGCCGAGCGCAAGGGCAATAGCGAAGTCGCCCAGGCCTATCTCGACTATCTCTATTCCGATGAGGGCCAGGCGATAGCCGCCAAGCATTACTACCGCCCGTCCAATCCGGACGCCGCGGCCCCCGAGGACATTGCCCGCTTCGGCGAGGTGAACCTCGTCACCATCGAGGATTTCGGTGGCTGGCGCGAAGCCCAGCCCGCCTTCTTCGGCGACGGCGGGATCTTCGACCAGATCTATTCCGGTCCCACCCAGTAACATTCGATCCCGCGGCCGGCC
Coding sequences:
- a CDS encoding sulfate ABC transporter substrate-binding protein, producing the protein MKRTARIFAYTALAASLAMGFALTAHGQDKTLINVSYDPTRELYREFNEAFVRHWQETKGESVAIQVTHGGSGSQARTVIDGLEADVVTLALESDINAISDANPNLIPENWRTLLPNNSAPYTSTIVFLVRKGNPKAIADWGDLIDEGVEVITPNPKTSGGARWNLLAGWAWAKAQDGGSDDTARDYITELYKHVPVLDTGARGSTTTFVQRGIGDVLLAWENEAYLALEELGPDAFDIVTPSVSILAEPPVALVPGNAERKGNSEVAQAYLDYLYSDEGQAIAAKHYYRPSNPDAAAPEDIARFGEVNLVTIEDFGGWREAQPAFFGDGGIFDQIYSGPTQ